cataataatcagctggttacactgccccctgctgtctgctgatggtactactactatacataataatcagctcgTTACACTGCctcctgatggtactactactatacataataatcagctagttacactgccccctgatggtactactactatacataataatcagctggttacactgccccctgctggtactactactatacataataatcagctggttacactgccccctgctgtctgttgatggtactactactatacataataatcagctggttacactgccccctgatggtactactactatacataataatcagctggttatggtggtactactactatacataataatcagctggttacactgccccctgctgtctgttgatggtactactactatacataataatcagctggttacactgccccctgctgtctgttggtactactactatacataataaccagctggttacactgctactactatatacataataatcagctggttacactgccccctgatggtactactactatacataataatcagctggttacactgccccctgatggtactactactatacataataaccagctggttacactgccccctgatggtactactactatacataataatcagctggttacactgcccccttctgtctgttgatggtactactactatacataataatcagctggttacactgcccctgatggtactactactatacataataatcagctggttacactgccccctgatggtactactactatacataataatcagctggttacactgccccctgctgtctgttgatggtactactactatacataataatcagctggttacactgccccctgctgtctgttgatggtactactactatacataataatcagctggttacactgccccctgctgtctgttgatggtactactactatacataataatcagctggttacactgccccctgctgtctgttgatggtactactactatacataataatcagctggttacactgccccctgctgtctgttgatggtactactactatacataataatcagctggttacactgccccctgtctgttgatggtactactactatacataataatcagctggttacactgccccctgctggtactactactatacataataatcagctagtTACACTGCTCCCTGCtgtctgctgatggtactactactatacataataatcagcggGTTACATTgacccctgctgtctgttgatggtactactactatacataataatcagctggttacactgccccctgctgtctgttgatggtactactactatacataataaccagctggttacactgccccctgatggtactactactatacataataatcagctggttacactgccccctgatggtactactactatacataataatcagctggttacactgccccctgctgtctgttgatggtactactactatacataataatctgGTTGAGCCCCCTGGGTACTACTACTgctatggtactactactatacataataatcagctggttacactgccccctgctatggatggtactactactatacataataatcagctggttacactgccccctgctgtctgttgatggtactactactatacataataaccaactggttacactgccccctgctgtctgttgatggtactactactatacataataatcagctggttacactgccccctgctgtctgttgatggtactactactatacataataatcagctggttacactgccccctgctgtctgctgatggtactactactatacataataatcacctGGTTACACttccccctgatggtactactactatacataataatcagctggttacactgccccctgctgtctgttgatggtactactactatacataaccagctggttacactgccccctgctgtctgctgatggtactactactatacataataaccagctggttacactgccccctgttgtctgttgatggtactactactatacataataatcagctggttacactgctccctgctgtctgctgatggtactactactatacataataatcagcggGTTACATTgacccctgctgtctgttgatggtactactactatacataataatcagctggttacactgccccctgctgtctgttgatggtactactactatacataataaccagctggttacactgccccctgatggtactactactatacataataatcagctggttacactgccccctgctgtctgctgatggtactactactatacataataatcagctcgTTACACtgcctgctgtctgttgatggtactactactatacataataatcagctggttacactgcccctgatggtactactactatacataataatcagctggttacactgccccctgactggtactactactatacataataatcagctggttacactgccccctgctgtctgttgatggtactactactatacataataatcagctggttacactgccccctggttGTTGATAGGGGTGagtggtactactactatacataataatcagctggttacactgcccctgatggtactactactatacataataatcagctagtTACACTGCCCtggtctgttgatggtactagtACTATACATGAGTCAGGGTTACACtgcccctgatggtactactactgtacataataggggttacactgccccctgctgtctgttgatggtactactactggggataataaccagctggttacactgccccctgctgtctgctgatggtactactattATACATAATAACCAggggttacactgccccctgatggtactactactatacataacaaTCAGctagttacactgccccctgctgtctgaaCCACTGGGGAATGCTCAGCCTGAAAAAAGTCTGACCTGGAAACCACTGGggaaggttagtaggggtgagtgggggggaaaccactggggaaggttagtaggggtgagtgggggaaaccactggggatggttagtaggggtgagtgggggacCACTGGGGatggttagtaggggtgagtgggggaaaccactggggatggttagtaggggtgagtgggggaccactggggaaggttagtaggggtgagtgggggaaaccactggggaagGTTAGTAGGGGTGGGGGAGTGGTTACAGGGGGTGACCACTGGGGAAGGTTAGTAGGGGATGGTTAGTGGGGagtgggggaaaccactggggaaggttagtaggggtgagtgggggaaaccactggggaaggttagtaggggtgagtgggggtgaggggaaggttagtaggggtgagtgggggaaaccactggggatggttagtaggggtgagtgggggaaaccactggggaggttagtaggggtgagtggggaaaccactgggggaggttagtaggggtgagtggggaaaccactggggaagGTGTGtgagtaggggtgagtgggggaaaccactggggaTCTTTAGTAGGGGTGACCACTGGGGAAGGTGAGTggggaaaccactggggaaggttagtaggggtgagggttagtgagtgggggaaaccactggggaaggttagtaggggtgagtggggaaaccactggggaggttagtaggggtgagtgggggaaaccactggggaggttagtaggggtgagtggggaaaccactggggaaggttaggttagtaggggtgagtggggggaaaccactggggaaggttagtaggggtgagtggggaaaccactgggggaggttagtaggggtgagtggggaaaccactggggaagctgtgtatacagtaggggagtggggGAAACCACTGTGGGGGTGAAAACCACTGGggaaggttagtaggggtgagtgggggaaaccactggggaggttagtaggggtgagtggggaaaccactggggaggttagtaggggtgagtgggggaaaccactggggatggttagtaggggtgagtgggggaaaccactggggaGGTTAAACCACTGTAGggggtgagtgggggaaaccactggggaggttagtaggggtgagtgcagcattgaagatccccaagaacacagtgggtagcctagtggttagagcgttggacgagtaaccgaaaggttgcaagttcaaatccccgagctgacaaggtacaaatctgtcattctgcccctgaacaggcagttaattaacccactgttcctaggccgtcatttcaaataagaatttgttcttaactgattagcctagttgaataaaggtaaaataaattttaaaaaacaatcttaaatggaagaagtttcgatccatcaagactcttcctagagctggtcgcccggccaaactgagcaatcggggagatgggccttggtcagggaggtgaccaagaacccgacggtcactctgacagagctccagagttcctctgtgacatgttgttgttctctgtctctctatctcataTATATGTGTGATTGGAGAGAAGCCTTCCCCTGATACGTTGTTGTGGTGTGtcaggacctctctctctctctctctctctctctctctctctctctctctctctctctctggccaggacCATTCAGTTGAGCTCAACGCTGATTATATATTAAtgtttttatcaagggaggccaaatgctcgctggcttcacttgccttcaatgctacgggcagcaacaatgtcatactctttatgACCAGACCGAATCTGATAGatggggacacagacagagacaggatcTGTTTCAGCTCGGATGCTTCATCCGGTGGGATACATTGTGAATTGAAGGACGATTATGAAAACttagagagatgaaagagaaatatttttatttttttaattcatGGTCAATTTTCTGGGGAAGTCTGGCTTCCAATGGCTTCCATGAATACGCACCACTGtgagtgtaaatgtgtgtgtgtgtgtgcgtgcgtgcgtgcgtgtgtgtgtgtgtgtgtgtgtgtgtgtgtctgtgtctgtgtctgtgtggtgtgtgtggtgtgtgtgtgtgtgtggtgtgtgtgtgtgtgtggtgtgtgtgtgtgtgtggtgtgtgtgtgtgcgtgtgcgtgtgcgtgtgcgtgtgtgtgtgtgtgtgtgtgtgtgtgtgtgtggtgtgcgtgtgcgtgtgcgtgtgcgtgtgcgtgtgcgtgtgtgcgtgtgtgtgtgtgtgtgtgtccttacgtTCCATTCGAAGCCAGCGACAGCGATGCCTCCGGCAGCTCCTGTTCCAGCCAGACCGATGAACAGACCAGAGCCCTCGCTACTGGCAAACAGAGAGGCTCCGatctacacacagatacacacagacacaaacacacagacaacacacagacaccacacacagatacacacaaaccacacacagatacacacaaaccccgcacacagatacacacagacaccacacacagatacacacaaaccccgcacacagatacacacagacacacacacacaccacacacagatacacacagacacacacacaccgcacacagatacacacacatacaccacacacagacacacacagatacacagacaaacaccacacacagatacacacacaaacaccacacacagatacacacagatacacacacaaacaccacacacagacacacacagacaccacacacagacacacacacagacacacacagacacacacacagacacacacacaccgacacacaccacacacagacacacacacacagacacacacacacaccacacacagacacacacacaccacacacacacacacacacacacacagatacacacagacaccacacacagacacacacaccacacacagatacacacagacacacacacagctggtaaaCAGAGCGGCTCCGATCTTCCACAAGAGGAGCAGGAAATGGAGGACGGTTTGAGATGAACAGCAGATGCAACAGACTGATGTGACTCACCGGCCACCAGGCCATGTCTCTCCCAGCCAGGAAGTATCCACTCAGAGTGTTCCTGCTGACCCTGCACGACGACTGAAAAACAACCAGAGATCCATagttacacagagttacatagttacacagagttacatagttacacagagttccatagttacacagagttccatagttacacagagttacatagttacacagagttacatagttacacagagttccatagttacacagagttccatagttacacagagttacatagttacacagagttacatagttacacagagttacatagttacacagagttacatagttacacagagttacacacacaccagacagagttccatagttacacagagttccatagttacacagagttacatagttacacagagttacatagttacacagagttccatagttacacagagttccatagttacacagagttacacacacaccagacagagttccatagttacacagagttccatagttacacagagttacatagttacacagagttacatagttacacagagttacatagttacacagagttacatagttacacagagttacatagttacacagagttccatagttacacagagttccatagttacacagagttacatagttacacacagttacacacacatcagacagagttccatagttacacagttacacacaccagacagagttccatagttacacagttacacacaccagacagagttccatagttacacacatcagacagagttccatagttacacagttacacacaccagacagagttccatagttacacagttacacacaccagacagagttccatagttacacagagttacacacacaccagacagagttccatagttacacagttacacacacaccagacagagttccatagttacacacatcagacagagttccatagttacacagttacacacaccagacagagttccatagttacacagttacacacaccagacagagttccatagttacacacaccagacagagttccatagttacacagagtaacacacaccagacagagttccatagttacacacaccagacagagttccatagttacacacacaccagacagagttccatagttacacacacaccagacagagttccatagtaacacacaccagacagagatCCATAGTTACACACAtcagacagagttccatagttacacacatcagacagagttccatagttacacagttacacacaccagacagagatCCATAGTTACACACACCAGACAGCGTTCcatagttacagagttacacacacaaaccagacagagttccatagtaACACACAtcagacagagttccatagttacacacaccagacagagatccatagttacacacaccagacagagatccatagttacacacaccagacagagttccatagttacagagttacacacaccagacagagttccatagttacacagagttacacaaaccagacagagttccatagttacagagttacacacacatcagacagagttccatagttacacacatcagacagagttccatagttacacacaccagacagagttccatagttacacagagttacacacaccagacagagttccatagttacacagagtaacacacaccagacagagttccatagttacacacatcagacagagttccatagttacacagagtaacacacaccagacagagttccatagttacacacaccagacagagttccatagttacacacaccagacagagttccatagttacacacaccagacagagttccatagttacacagagtagcacacaacagacagagttccatagttacacacaccagacagagttccatagttacacacaccagacagagttccatagttacacacacaccagacagagttccatagttacacacacacagacagagttccatagtaacacacaccagacagagttccatagttacacagagtaacacacaccagacagagttccatagttacacacaccagacagagttccatagttacacacacaccagacagagttccatagtaacacacaccagacagagttccatagttacacacatcagacagagttccatagtt
This genomic window from Oncorhynchus gorbuscha isolate QuinsamMale2020 ecotype Even-year unplaced genomic scaffold, OgorEven_v1.0 Un_scaffold_2410, whole genome shotgun sequence contains:
- the LOC124025749 gene encoding sodium/glucose cotransporter 5-like produces the protein MASNSTTQFFALSQSFSISDIIIIAAYFLLNVAVGIWSSCRVSRNTLSGYFLAGRDMAWWPIGASLFASSEGSGLFIGLAGTGAAGGIAVAGFEWN